The Christiangramia flava JLT2011 genome has a segment encoding these proteins:
- the leuD gene encoding 3-isopropylmalate dehydratase small subunit, which produces MEKFTTLTDTVVPLDMENVDTDQIIPARFLKATDKAGFGDNLFRDWRFNKDGSVNEEFALNDPTYKGSILVAGNNFGCGSSREHAAWAIKGYGFKVVVSSYFADIFKGNALNNGLLPVQVSEDFLQDIFTAVTANPSEEIKVDLENQEIEITGTGEKESFKIDPYKKTCLINGYDDIDFLVSKLDAIKNYEKEKSSSEKLEKTV; this is translated from the coding sequence ATGGAAAAGTTTACAACACTTACAGATACAGTCGTGCCTTTAGACATGGAAAATGTGGATACCGATCAGATCATTCCTGCTCGATTTCTAAAGGCTACCGATAAAGCCGGATTTGGTGATAATCTTTTCCGGGACTGGAGATTCAACAAAGACGGTTCAGTAAATGAAGAATTTGCTTTGAACGATCCAACTTATAAAGGCTCCATTCTGGTTGCAGGAAATAACTTTGGCTGTGGTTCCAGCAGGGAACACGCCGCCTGGGCGATCAAAGGATATGGCTTTAAGGTAGTGGTTTCGAGCTATTTCGCGGATATCTTTAAAGGAAATGCCCTGAATAATGGACTTTTACCGGTACAGGTGAGCGAAGATTTTCTTCAGGATATATTTACTGCGGTGACGGCAAATCCTTCCGAAGAAATTAAGGTAGACCTTGAGAACCAAGAGATCGAAATTACCGGAACCGGTGAAAAAGAATCCTTTAAAATTGACCCTTATAAAAAAACCTGTTTGATCAATGGGTACGACGATATCGACTTCCTGGTGAGCAAACTGGATGCTATAAAGAATTATGAAAAAGAAAAAAGCAGCTCTGAAAAGCTGGAAAAAACTGTTTAA
- the leuB gene encoding 3-isopropylmalate dehydrogenase, with amino-acid sequence MKLNIAVLPGDGIGPEIVQQSVKVLTAVADRFDHDFYFEEAVVGAAAIDLLGNPLPDATLELCKNSDAVLFGAIGDPKYDNDPSAKVRPEQGLLKLRKELGLFANIRPVKAYDALIDRSPLKAENIKGADMVIFRELTGGIYFGEKSTSKDGQTASDLCTYSVTEIERIARLAFEAAKTRGKKVTLVDKANVLETSRLWRKTVTTLAEKEFPEIDLDFLFVDNAAMQMILNPKQFDVILTENMFGDIISDEASVIGGSIGLLESASVGAEVALFEPIHGSYPQAAGKGIANPVASILSAAMLLENFGLNAEALSIRKAVEMSIALNVCTPDINKDNHYSTSKVGDFLESVISDTENHMINNENLNFGQMTII; translated from the coding sequence ATGAAGTTGAATATAGCTGTTCTTCCCGGAGACGGGATTGGTCCTGAAATCGTACAGCAATCAGTAAAAGTGTTGACAGCCGTAGCAGATCGATTTGATCATGATTTCTATTTTGAAGAAGCTGTGGTCGGTGCGGCAGCAATAGATTTGTTGGGGAATCCGCTGCCGGATGCCACTTTGGAATTATGTAAGAATTCTGATGCTGTACTTTTCGGGGCAATTGGAGATCCAAAATACGACAACGATCCTTCCGCAAAAGTGCGACCGGAACAGGGTTTATTGAAATTAAGGAAAGAACTGGGCTTATTTGCCAATATCAGGCCGGTCAAGGCTTACGATGCGCTAATTGACCGTTCTCCATTAAAAGCTGAAAATATTAAAGGTGCCGATATGGTCATTTTTCGGGAATTGACAGGAGGAATCTACTTTGGTGAAAAAAGCACCAGTAAAGATGGGCAGACTGCATCAGATCTTTGCACCTATTCTGTAACTGAAATTGAGCGCATTGCGCGCCTGGCTTTCGAGGCTGCAAAAACCAGAGGTAAAAAAGTGACGCTGGTAGACAAAGCCAACGTTCTGGAAACCTCCCGTTTGTGGCGCAAAACCGTGACAACTCTTGCTGAAAAGGAGTTTCCTGAAATCGACCTGGATTTTCTTTTTGTAGACAACGCTGCGATGCAGATGATCTTAAATCCGAAACAGTTTGATGTGATCCTTACTGAAAATATGTTCGGAGATATCATTTCAGATGAAGCCAGTGTGATTGGAGGAAGTATCGGATTGTTAGAATCTGCTTCCGTAGGAGCTGAAGTAGCTTTATTCGAGCCGATTCACGGTTCTTATCCGCAAGCGGCCGGAAAAGGAATTGCAAACCCGGTAGCATCCATTCTTTCGGCGGCTATGTTGCTGGAAAATTTTGGATTGAATGCTGAAGCCCTATCAATTCGCAAAGCAGTGGAAATGAGTATAGCACTAAATGTGTGTACTCCAGATATTAATAAAGACAATCATTATTCAACGTCTAAAGTTGGAGACTTTTTGGAAAGTGTGATCAGTGATACGGAAAATCACATGATCAACAACGAAAATCTCAATTTTGGGCAAATGACGATAATTTAA
- a CDS encoding N-acetylornithine carbamoyltransferase: MKNYFSTHDIQNIQELINQALELKKSNTSLELGKGKTLGLLFFNPSLRTRLSTEKAGKLLGMDVMTMNAGKDGWALEFEDGAIMNSDKAEHIKEAAGVLSQYCDIIGVRAFPELIDRDKDEEEQVLKSFQKYASVPVINLESATGHPLQALTDAITITELKDKPKPKVVLTWAPHTKALPQSVPNSFAEIMQKIDVDFVITNPKGYDLNPKVTGDVKVIHDQEEALKDADFVYVKNWSSYENYGKVLSTEKDWTFNQQKLKHTNNAKVMHCLPVRRNVVIADDVLDSPNAVVLQQAGNRTFAAQAVMKRILENLD; the protein is encoded by the coding sequence ATGAAAAATTATTTTTCAACTCACGATATTCAAAATATTCAGGAACTGATTAACCAGGCATTAGAACTGAAAAAAAGCAATACCAGCCTGGAACTTGGAAAGGGAAAAACCCTTGGATTGTTATTTTTTAATCCGAGCCTTCGTACGCGTCTAAGCACCGAAAAAGCCGGGAAGCTACTTGGGATGGATGTGATGACGATGAATGCAGGAAAAGATGGATGGGCGCTGGAATTTGAAGATGGAGCGATCATGAATTCAGATAAAGCTGAACACATTAAAGAAGCTGCCGGGGTACTTTCTCAATACTGTGACATCATAGGCGTTCGTGCTTTTCCTGAACTGATTGATCGCGATAAAGATGAAGAAGAACAGGTTTTAAAGAGTTTTCAGAAATATGCCAGTGTTCCGGTAATTAACCTTGAAAGCGCTACCGGTCACCCTTTACAGGCATTGACCGATGCGATAACGATCACAGAGCTGAAGGACAAACCAAAACCAAAAGTGGTACTTACCTGGGCGCCGCATACCAAGGCATTACCACAATCGGTCCCGAATTCTTTTGCCGAGATCATGCAGAAGATCGATGTTGACTTTGTGATCACCAATCCAAAAGGATACGATCTGAATCCGAAAGTAACCGGTGATGTTAAAGTGATCCATGACCAGGAAGAAGCCTTGAAAGATGCCGATTTTGTGTATGTGAAGAACTGGAGTAGTTATGAAAACTACGGAAAAGTATTGTCTACGGAAAAAGACTGGACCTTCAATCAGCAGAAATTAAAACATACCAATAACGCGAAGGTGATGCATTGTTTGCCAGTTCGTAGAAACGTGGTGATCGCAGATGATGTTTTAGATAGTCCGAATGCTGTGGTTCTGCAACAAGCTGGAAACAGGACTTTTGCAGCGCAGGCTGTGATGAAACGAATTCTGGAAAATCTTGATTAA
- a CDS encoding M20 family metallo-hydrolase, with the protein MKLEELQQKANELLKDLIQTQSFSGEEEHTAQLLENWMQDFGIQYERHLNNVWAKNDHFDDSKPTLLLNSHHDTVRPNKGYTRDPFKAEIIDGKLFGLGSNDAGGCLVSLLATFTWFYQYDELDYNIIFAGTAEEETNGKNGIACMLPIMPKIDVAIVGEPTLMNLAIAEKGLVVFDAKVKGTPSHAAHPNDNNCIYKSAKALQWFENFSFPQISEVLGEVKLTVTQIKAGTQHNVVPADVDLVIDVRVNDKYSNAEVAEILQKQAPVDEIVPRSLRLNSSSIPKDHILVKAGIELGMETYGSPTLSDQAMLSCPSLKLGPGDSTRSHSADEFIYVKEIEEGIEKYIKLLEKALER; encoded by the coding sequence ATGAAATTAGAAGAATTACAGCAGAAAGCTAATGAATTGCTGAAAGATTTGATTCAGACCCAATCCTTTTCCGGTGAAGAAGAACACACAGCACAACTGCTTGAAAACTGGATGCAGGACTTCGGAATTCAATATGAAAGACATTTGAACAATGTTTGGGCAAAAAACGATCATTTTGATGATTCAAAACCCACCTTGTTACTCAATTCCCATCACGATACGGTCCGTCCCAATAAAGGTTATACTCGCGACCCTTTTAAAGCGGAAATAATCGACGGGAAATTATTCGGGCTAGGTAGTAATGATGCCGGGGGCTGTCTGGTTTCCTTACTGGCAACTTTTACCTGGTTTTATCAGTATGATGAGCTGGATTACAACATCATTTTCGCTGGAACTGCGGAAGAGGAGACCAATGGCAAGAACGGGATAGCCTGTATGCTTCCAATTATGCCAAAAATTGATGTGGCAATCGTGGGAGAACCAACGTTGATGAATCTGGCAATTGCTGAAAAAGGACTGGTTGTTTTCGACGCGAAAGTGAAAGGAACACCTTCTCATGCCGCACATCCGAACGATAATAACTGTATTTATAAATCAGCTAAGGCGTTACAATGGTTTGAAAACTTCAGTTTTCCGCAAATTTCCGAAGTTCTTGGAGAGGTAAAACTCACCGTCACCCAGATCAAAGCGGGAACCCAGCATAATGTAGTTCCGGCAGATGTAGACCTGGTAATAGACGTTCGGGTAAATGACAAGTATTCCAATGCTGAAGTCGCCGAAATTTTACAAAAACAGGCGCCTGTTGATGAAATTGTACCAAGGTCATTACGCTTAAATTCCTCATCGATTCCAAAGGATCATATTCTGGTGAAAGCCGGGATTGAACTAGGCATGGAAACTTACGGATCGCCTACACTTTCAGATCAGGCAATGCTCAGTTGTCCGTCGCTTAAATTAGGGCCGGGCGATTCAACCAGATCACATTCCGCAGATGAATTCATTTATGTGAAAGAGATCGAGGAAGGCATTGAAAAATATATCAAACTGCTTGAAAAAGCATTAGAGAGGTAA
- the argH gene encoding argininosuccinate lyase, producing the protein MKLWDKGISIDKKIEKFTVGNDRELDMFLAEYDLTASEAHAKMLGKVGILSEKEVEDLVAEIDNLKQQLQNGNFVIEKDFEDVHSKIEYELTQILGYTGKKIHTARSRNDQVLVAMQLYFKDNLQEIIAKTKNLISILLDLAEEHKEKVLPGYTHLQVAMPSSFGLWFSAYAEILIDDLYLLEAGMKVVDQNPLGSAAGYGSSFPIDRQFTTDELGFATLKYNVVAAQMSRGKCERTVTSNITSIANTLSRFAMDICLYMSQNFSFISFPDELTTGSSIMPHKKNPDVFELIRGKCNKLQSISNEMILITNNLPSGYHRDYQLIKENSIYSVENMKEILDIFSHSIAQIEVNDISLSDEKYKYLFTVDSINDLVMQGQSFRDAYKEIGGQVQNNTYEPVALKEHTHLGSKDNLALEEIRKKMS; encoded by the coding sequence ATGAAACTCTGGGATAAAGGTATTTCCATAGATAAAAAGATCGAAAAGTTTACGGTTGGTAATGATCGTGAACTGGATATGTTTCTGGCAGAATATGATCTAACGGCTTCGGAAGCGCATGCTAAAATGCTTGGGAAAGTCGGGATACTTTCTGAAAAAGAAGTTGAAGATCTTGTGGCTGAAATTGATAATCTGAAACAACAGCTGCAAAATGGCAATTTTGTGATCGAAAAGGATTTTGAAGATGTTCATTCCAAGATCGAATATGAACTGACTCAAATACTGGGTTACACCGGGAAAAAGATTCATACTGCACGTTCCCGAAATGACCAGGTTCTTGTTGCGATGCAATTATATTTTAAGGACAATTTGCAGGAGATCATCGCAAAAACCAAAAACCTGATCAGCATTCTTTTGGATCTTGCTGAAGAACATAAGGAAAAGGTTCTTCCGGGATATACGCATTTACAGGTTGCGATGCCGTCTTCTTTTGGACTATGGTTTTCGGCTTATGCTGAAATCCTGATCGACGATTTGTATTTACTGGAAGCCGGGATGAAGGTGGTAGATCAGAATCCGCTTGGTTCGGCTGCAGGTTATGGCTCATCTTTTCCTATTGACAGGCAATTCACGACAGACGAACTTGGGTTTGCTACACTGAAATACAATGTTGTTGCGGCACAAATGAGCCGTGGGAAGTGTGAGCGAACTGTGACCTCTAATATTACTTCTATAGCCAATACCTTATCGCGATTTGCGATGGATATCTGCCTGTATATGAGCCAGAATTTCAGTTTTATCTCTTTTCCTGATGAGTTAACGACCGGTTCGAGCATCATGCCGCATAAGAAGAACCCGGATGTTTTTGAATTGATTAGAGGAAAATGCAATAAACTTCAGTCAATTTCCAATGAAATGATCCTGATCACCAATAACCTGCCTAGTGGTTATCACCGAGATTATCAGCTTATAAAAGAGAACAGTATTTATTCCGTAGAAAATATGAAAGAGATTCTGGATATTTTCTCCCATTCCATCGCCCAGATCGAAGTAAATGACATAAGCCTTTCCGACGAAAAATATAAATACCTCTTTACAGTTGACAGTATTAATGACCTTGTAATGCAGGGTCAGTCGTTTCGTGATGCTTATAAGGAGATAGGGGGGCAGGTTCAGAATAATACCTATGAGCCTGTTGCGCTAAAGGAGCATACACATTTGGGGAGTAAGGACAACCTCGCCCTGGAAGAGATTCGGAAAAAGATGTCATAA
- the argB gene encoding acetylglutamate kinase: MKQLKVIKIGGKLIEDEGKLADFLNDFAKLKGPKILVHGGGNMATEIAGKLGYETKMVDGRRITDENSMAVITMVYGGLINKNIVAKLQNRNVNAIGLCGADGKAIVSKKRPVKEIDFGFVGDIENINSEFILNLLEQGITPVFSAISYSETGELFNTNADSVASEIAVAMSKEMETELLYCFEKKGVLADIDNETSIIEKIDAEEYQSLLEQKVISDGMLPKLHNCFQAIEKGVQTVRLGDMHLLRPESKHTKILSS, from the coding sequence ATGAAACAGCTGAAGGTCATAAAAATAGGAGGGAAGCTCATTGAAGATGAGGGAAAACTTGCAGATTTTCTGAATGATTTCGCCAAATTGAAAGGACCAAAAATCCTGGTTCATGGCGGTGGAAACATGGCAACCGAAATCGCCGGAAAACTAGGTTATGAAACCAAAATGGTTGATGGCAGGAGAATTACCGATGAAAATTCTATGGCAGTGATTACCATGGTTTATGGTGGATTGATAAATAAGAATATCGTCGCCAAACTTCAGAATAGAAATGTGAATGCTATTGGGTTATGTGGTGCCGATGGAAAAGCCATTGTATCTAAAAAACGTCCTGTAAAAGAAATCGACTTCGGATTCGTGGGGGATATTGAAAATATCAATTCAGAATTTATTCTGAATCTCTTGGAGCAAGGTATCACGCCGGTTTTTTCCGCAATTTCTTATAGCGAAACCGGGGAGTTGTTCAATACAAATGCTGATTCTGTAGCTTCGGAAATTGCTGTGGCGATGAGTAAGGAAATGGAAACGGAGCTGCTATATTGTTTTGAAAAGAAAGGTGTTCTGGCGGATATCGATAATGAAACTTCGATCATTGAGAAGATTGATGCAGAGGAATATCAGAGCTTACTCGAGCAGAAGGTCATCAGCGACGGAATGCTGCCCAAACTACATAATTGTTTCCAGGCAATAGAGAAAGGTGTACAAACTGTAAGATTAGGCGATATGCATTTACTTCGACCAGAATCCAAACATACCAAAATACTAAGTTCATGA